From the Amycolatopsis thermoflava N1165 genome, one window contains:
- a CDS encoding APC family permease, whose product MSTSNDHGLSEFGYRQSLDRSIGKFASFAAGVSYISILTGTFQLFYFGFGTGGPAYWWSWPMVFVGQIAVALCFAELAARYPVAGSVYNWSKRLAGPTTSWLAGWMMFTASVVTLASVVLAYQVTLPQLWSGFQLVGDGSGAHDFGISAVIWGAVLILFTTLVNAFGVKLMARINSIGVFIELIAAVLLVVILAVNVVRGPGVFVDTHGLGEGHTGGYAGVFLVAAIASAYVMYGFDTASSLGEETVNPRRTAPVAILRAVIASFVIGGLILLFAIMAAPDLADPRLGTSSGGLQLIVLQVLGGPLGKVFLCCIVVAITVCALAVHTAGIRLMFAMARDNALPFGVRLARINAKTGTPVVPAILIGAVAVAILLVNIGTPQIFTAVTSVAVVMIYLAYLLVTVPMLVKRLRGGWSGRDAGGHFSLGRFGLPVNVVAVLWGAGMSVNLAWPREQIYGGGVLRWMALIFIGIVAAIGLAWFRLRGRHRLGTLPEHQADRGDRLVDELS is encoded by the coding sequence GGGGTCAGCTACATCTCCATCCTCACCGGCACGTTCCAGCTGTTCTACTTCGGCTTCGGCACCGGCGGGCCGGCCTACTGGTGGTCCTGGCCGATGGTCTTCGTCGGGCAGATCGCGGTGGCACTGTGCTTCGCCGAGCTGGCCGCCCGCTACCCGGTCGCCGGTTCGGTCTACAACTGGTCGAAGAGACTCGCCGGTCCCACCACGTCGTGGCTGGCCGGCTGGATGATGTTCACCGCCTCCGTGGTCACCCTGGCCAGTGTGGTGCTGGCCTACCAGGTCACGCTGCCGCAGCTGTGGTCCGGCTTCCAGCTGGTCGGCGACGGCAGCGGCGCGCACGACTTCGGGATCTCCGCGGTGATCTGGGGCGCGGTGCTGATCCTGTTCACCACGCTGGTCAACGCCTTCGGCGTGAAGCTGATGGCGCGCATCAACAGCATCGGCGTGTTCATCGAGCTGATCGCCGCGGTCCTGCTGGTCGTCATCCTCGCCGTGAACGTGGTGCGCGGCCCCGGTGTCTTCGTCGACACGCACGGGCTCGGCGAGGGGCACACCGGCGGCTACGCCGGCGTGTTCCTGGTGGCCGCGATCGCCTCCGCCTACGTCATGTACGGCTTCGACACGGCGAGCTCACTCGGCGAGGAAACGGTCAACCCGCGGCGCACCGCGCCGGTGGCGATCCTGCGCGCGGTCATCGCGTCGTTCGTGATCGGCGGGCTGATCCTGCTGTTCGCCATCATGGCCGCGCCCGACCTGGCCGATCCGCGGCTGGGCACGTCGTCGGGCGGGCTGCAGCTGATCGTGCTGCAGGTGCTCGGCGGGCCGCTGGGCAAGGTGTTCCTGTGCTGCATCGTCGTCGCCATCACGGTGTGCGCGCTGGCCGTGCACACCGCCGGCATCCGGCTGATGTTCGCGATGGCCCGCGACAACGCGCTGCCGTTCGGGGTGCGGCTGGCCCGGATCAACGCCAAGACCGGCACCCCGGTGGTCCCGGCGATCCTCATCGGCGCGGTCGCGGTGGCCATCCTCCTGGTCAACATCGGCACCCCGCAGATCTTCACCGCGGTCACCAGCGTCGCGGTGGTGATGATCTACCTGGCCTACCTGCTGGTGACGGTGCCGATGCTGGTCAAGCGGCTGCGTGGCGGGTGGTCGGGCCGGGACGCGGGCGGTCACTTCTCGCTCGGGCGGTTCGGGCTCCCGGTCAACGTCGTCGCCGTGCTGTGGGGCGCCGGGATGTCCGTGAACCTGGCGTGGCCGCGCGAGCAGATCTACGGCGGCGGGGTGCTGCGCTGGATGGCCCTGATCTTCATCGGGATCGTCGCCGCGATCGGCCTGGCGTGGTTCCGACTCCGGGGCCGCCACCGCCTCGGCACGCTCCCCGAACACCAGGCCGACCGTGGCGACCGGCTCGTCGACGAGCTTTCCTGA